From a single Streptomyces sp. NBC_00377 genomic region:
- a CDS encoding sigma factor-like helix-turn-helix DNA-binding protein, protein MRERRAAQETRRAREFEAFVAGAGGRLLHAATLLTAEDADANPRARRLLTLALAHTYACWDRLHGEDPYNRAREYLATRFAHGAWHHYGALPLGRARPHAAVGPLAGLSPHERLVLVLRLYEGVAEEQVAALLGLPTERVRTVCDRATATLLHPPRGPAPAVARAKAAAS, encoded by the coding sequence GTGCGAGAGAGGCGTGCGGCCCAGGAAACCCGCCGGGCACGGGAGTTCGAGGCGTTCGTCGCCGGTGCGGGCGGGCGGCTGCTGCACGCCGCCACCCTGCTCACGGCCGAGGACGCGGACGCCAACCCGCGCGCGCGGCGCCTGCTGACGCTCGCCCTCGCGCACACGTACGCGTGCTGGGACCGGCTGCACGGCGAGGACCCGTACAACCGGGCCCGCGAATATCTGGCCACCCGCTTCGCGCACGGCGCCTGGCACCACTACGGCGCCCTGCCGCTCGGCCGTGCGCGGCCGCACGCCGCCGTCGGCCCGCTGGCGGGGCTCAGCCCTCACGAACGCCTCGTGCTGGTGCTGCGGCTCTACGAGGGCGTCGCCGAGGAACAGGTGGCGGCCCTGCTCGGTCTGCCCACGGAACGCGTCCGCACGGTCTGCGACCGGGCCACGGCGACGCTTCTGCATCCGCCGCGCGGCCCGGCGCCCGCGGTGGCCCGGGCGAAGGCGGCGGCCTCGTGA
- a CDS encoding DUF5707 domain-containing protein produces MSRRIALSVAAGVVLLGGAGAFALAHAEGRSPALAHNAARYTAPDGDRDGSLTFVTDVTAASGVKRVKVLAWPESSPFAEKGLTAEDMAEVESAVCKPSGEDTSRCTYTIAVTSSDAESSPRGVWHIAVLATAQDGTTTLNTEATDFTVR; encoded by the coding sequence ATGTCCCGACGTATCGCCCTGTCCGTCGCCGCCGGTGTCGTCCTCCTCGGTGGCGCCGGTGCCTTCGCTCTCGCCCACGCCGAGGGCCGCTCCCCGGCACTGGCGCACAACGCCGCCCGCTACACCGCTCCCGACGGCGACCGTGACGGGTCGCTGACCTTCGTCACCGATGTCACGGCCGCCTCCGGCGTGAAGCGCGTCAAGGTGCTGGCGTGGCCGGAGAGCTCGCCCTTCGCCGAGAAGGGGCTGACCGCCGAGGACATGGCCGAGGTGGAGTCGGCCGTCTGCAAGCCCTCCGGTGAGGACACCTCGCGCTGCACCTACACCATCGCGGTGACCAGTTCCGATGCCGAGTCGTCCCCGCGGGGTGTCTGGCACATCGCGGTCCTGGCCACCGCGCAGGACGGCACCACGACCCTGAACACGGAGGCGACCGACTTCACCGTCCGGTGA
- a CDS encoding AI-2E family transporter produces MSSTRARAALRTSARASAELLLIFLMLAVTLWILGRMWSVVWPLVVGLLMTTLTWPPTRFLRRRGWRPALAASVVTVLFLLIALGVVALIAVPVASQSGDLTDGVVEGIQKVREWAAGPPLNISDAQIDKAFDSAVARAQDGLGSMVGAVVTGVNTVLNGLVTAVLALFLMFFFLKDGPRFLPWLARQLPGRLATDVPVVAARSWDTLGAFVRSQAAVGLLDAVLIGLGLWVVGVPLVLPLAVLTFVSAFVPIIGALFAGFVAVLIALVSNGLTDALIVLAIIVVVQQLEGNVFQPMIQSRGLGLHAAVVLLAVTLGGSLAGIVGSLLAVPIAALIAVVWDHVREQLREPPRPGTDEPESAAVPS; encoded by the coding sequence GTGAGTTCCACGAGAGCCCGCGCCGCGCTCCGCACGTCGGCGCGTGCCTCCGCGGAGTTGCTGCTCATATTCCTGATGCTCGCGGTGACCTTGTGGATCCTGGGCCGGATGTGGTCGGTCGTCTGGCCGCTCGTGGTCGGACTGCTCATGACCACGCTGACCTGGCCGCCGACCCGTTTCCTGCGGCGCCGCGGATGGAGACCCGCTCTCGCCGCATCGGTCGTGACCGTGCTGTTCCTCCTGATCGCCCTGGGCGTCGTCGCGTTGATCGCGGTGCCGGTGGCATCCCAGTCCGGTGATCTGACCGACGGAGTGGTCGAGGGCATCCAGAAGGTGCGCGAGTGGGCCGCCGGGCCGCCGTTGAACATCAGTGACGCCCAGATCGACAAGGCGTTCGACAGCGCGGTGGCCCGCGCGCAGGACGGGCTCGGCAGCATGGTCGGCGCTGTCGTCACCGGAGTGAACACCGTGCTGAACGGCCTGGTGACGGCCGTCCTGGCCCTCTTCCTGATGTTCTTCTTCCTCAAGGACGGCCCTCGGTTCCTGCCGTGGCTCGCGCGTCAGCTGCCCGGTCGGCTCGCCACCGACGTCCCGGTGGTGGCCGCGCGCAGCTGGGACACCCTGGGAGCGTTCGTGCGTTCCCAGGCGGCTGTCGGGCTGCTCGACGCGGTCCTGATCGGCCTGGGCCTGTGGGTGGTGGGGGTGCCGCTGGTCCTTCCGCTGGCGGTGCTGACCTTCGTCTCCGCGTTCGTGCCGATCATCGGTGCCCTGTTCGCGGGGTTCGTCGCGGTTCTCATCGCGCTGGTCTCCAACGGCCTGACGGACGCGCTGATCGTGCTGGCGATCATCGTGGTGGTGCAGCAGCTCGAGGGCAACGTGTTCCAGCCCATGATCCAGAGCCGTGGGCTCGGCCTCCACGCGGCGGTGGTCCTGCTGGCGGTGACGCTGGGCGGCAGTCTGGCCGGCATCGTGGGCAGTCTGCTCGCGGTGCCGATCGCCGCGCTGATCGCGGTGGTCTGGGACCACGTCCGCGAGCAGCTCCGGGAACCGCCCCGTCCGGGGACCGACGAGCCGGAGTCCGCAGCCGTCCCGTCCTAG
- the msrA gene encoding peptide-methionine (S)-S-oxide reductase MsrA, with protein sequence MFPHSRTPQLPTPEQALEGRPRPVYSVPDRHTVLGTPLLGPYPEGLEVADFGLGCFWGAERRFWQLPEGVWTTLVGYQGGHTEHPTYEEVCSGLTAHTEVVRVVFDPRVISYASLLRTFWESHDPTQGFRQGNDVGSQYRSAIYTHSPAQATTADASRVSYQQRLTASGHAGITTQILPARDNPFYAAEGYHQQYLSDAKNPNGYCGLGGTGVRMVDPYETHRGASCPTGLTSAPTGD encoded by the coding sequence ATGTTCCCGCACAGCCGCACGCCCCAGCTGCCGACGCCCGAGCAGGCTCTGGAGGGCCGTCCGAGGCCGGTGTACTCCGTGCCCGACCGCCACACCGTCCTCGGCACGCCGCTCCTCGGCCCCTACCCGGAGGGCCTCGAGGTCGCCGACTTCGGCCTGGGCTGCTTCTGGGGAGCGGAGCGCCGGTTCTGGCAGCTCCCGGAAGGCGTGTGGACGACCCTGGTCGGCTACCAGGGCGGCCACACCGAGCACCCCACCTACGAGGAGGTCTGCTCGGGCCTCACCGCCCACACGGAGGTCGTCCGCGTGGTCTTCGACCCGAGGGTGATCTCCTACGCGAGCCTGCTGAGGACGTTCTGGGAGTCCCACGACCCCACCCAGGGCTTCCGCCAGGGCAACGACGTGGGCAGCCAGTACCGTTCCGCGATCTACACCCACTCCCCGGCCCAGGCGACGACGGCCGACGCCTCCCGCGTGTCCTACCAGCAACGCCTCACAGCCTCGGGCCACGCCGGCATCACCACGCAGATCCTCCCGGCACGCGACAACCCGTTCTACGCGGCCGAGGGCTACCACCAGCAGTACCTCTCCGACGCCAAGAACCCGAACGGGTACTGCGGGCTGGGCGGGACGGGGGTCCGCATGGTCGACCCGTACGAGACGCACCGGGGTGCGTCATGCCCGACGGGCCTCACGTCGGCGCCGACGGGCGACTGA
- a CDS encoding helix-turn-helix domain-containing protein — MDERPEPPGASLDRRAELSEFLRTRRARLKPEDVGLPDFGRHRRVPGLRREELAQLAGVSVAYYTRLEQGNGRNVSAEVLDSIARALRLSDAEHAHLTHLAKPKHKKKQSGPSQQVRPALRQLLDAIDSVPAYLVGRRSEILGWNRMAAALFGDWAELPAAERNWARLVFLHPAYQDLFVDWEQKAIDIVCVLRMDAGCFPDDPRLSALVGELSVKSEDFRRLWATHDVKEKSHGVKLLRHPLVGELSLHFEGFRVAGDTERTLFTYHAEPGSASAEALRLLASWGADATRAGAGSQTPSA; from the coding sequence ATGGACGAACGCCCCGAACCGCCCGGCGCCTCCCTGGACCGGCGTGCCGAGCTCAGCGAATTCCTGCGTACCCGGCGGGCCAGGCTGAAGCCGGAGGACGTGGGCCTGCCGGACTTCGGACGGCACCGCAGGGTGCCGGGTCTGCGGCGCGAGGAGCTGGCGCAGCTGGCCGGGGTGTCCGTGGCGTACTACACACGCCTGGAGCAGGGCAACGGCCGGAACGTGTCGGCGGAGGTGCTGGACTCGATCGCCAGGGCGCTGCGGCTCTCCGACGCCGAGCACGCGCATCTCACCCACCTCGCCAAGCCGAAGCACAAGAAGAAGCAGAGCGGGCCGTCCCAGCAGGTCCGCCCCGCGCTGCGGCAGCTGCTGGACGCGATCGACTCGGTGCCGGCGTATCTGGTCGGGCGTCGCTCGGAGATCCTGGGCTGGAACCGGATGGCGGCGGCGCTCTTCGGCGACTGGGCGGAGCTCCCGGCGGCGGAGCGCAACTGGGCGCGGCTGGTCTTCCTGCACCCCGCCTACCAGGACCTCTTCGTGGACTGGGAGCAGAAGGCGATCGACATCGTCTGCGTCCTGCGCATGGACGCGGGCTGCTTCCCGGACGATCCCCGGCTCTCCGCCCTGGTGGGTGAGCTGTCCGTGAAGAGCGAGGACTTCCGGCGGCTGTGGGCGACCCACGACGTCAAGGAGAAGAGTCACGGCGTCAAGCTGCTGAGGCATCCGCTGGTCGGTGAACTCTCCCTGCACTTCGAGGGGTTCAGGGTGGCCGGGGACACCGAACGGACCCTGTTCACCTACCACGCGGAGCCCGGCTCGGCCTCGGCGGAGGCGTTGCGGTTGCTGGCGAGCTGGGGCGCGGACGCGACACGGGCGGGGGCCGGCTCCCAGACACCGTCCGCCTGA
- a CDS encoding NAD(P)-dependent alcohol dehydrogenase has product MTTVAAYAAPSSKAPLERTTIERRAVREFDVLIDIQFAGICHSDIHQVREGWGEAIFPMVPGHEIAGVVSEVGPGVTKYAVGDRVGVGCMVDSCRECDNCKAGLEQYCTGGGMTGTYNAVDKDGEPTYGGYAQKIVVDENYVVRIPDGLSLDVAAPLLCAGITTYSPLKHWNAGPGKKVAILGMGGLGHMGVKIAHALGAEVTVLSQSLRKKDDGLKLGADHYYATSDEKTFEELRGSFDLILSTVSAPLNLDAYLSLLKTDGAFVNVGAPEEPVALNLFSVIGGRKTLAGSGIGGIQETQEMLDFCAEHGFGAEIELISADRINEAYERVLTSDVRYRFVIDTSTI; this is encoded by the coding sequence ATGACCACCGTTGCCGCGTACGCCGCACCCTCCTCCAAGGCTCCGCTGGAGCGCACGACGATCGAACGCCGTGCGGTGCGTGAGTTCGACGTCCTGATCGACATCCAGTTCGCCGGAATCTGTCACTCGGACATCCACCAGGTCCGGGAGGGCTGGGGTGAGGCGATCTTCCCGATGGTTCCCGGCCACGAGATCGCGGGCGTCGTCTCCGAGGTCGGCCCCGGCGTCACCAAGTACGCCGTCGGCGACCGGGTGGGTGTCGGCTGCATGGTCGACTCCTGCCGTGAGTGCGACAACTGCAAGGCCGGTCTGGAGCAGTACTGCACCGGCGGCGGCATGACCGGCACGTACAACGCCGTCGACAAGGACGGCGAGCCCACCTACGGCGGCTACGCGCAGAAGATCGTCGTCGACGAGAACTACGTCGTCCGCATCCCCGACGGCCTCTCGCTCGACGTCGCCGCGCCGCTGCTCTGCGCCGGCATCACCACGTACTCCCCGCTCAAGCACTGGAACGCCGGCCCCGGCAAGAAGGTCGCGATCCTCGGCATGGGCGGCCTCGGTCACATGGGTGTCAAGATCGCGCACGCCCTCGGCGCCGAGGTGACCGTGCTGTCGCAGTCGCTGCGCAAGAAGGACGACGGCCTGAAGCTGGGCGCCGACCACTACTACGCCACCAGTGACGAGAAGACCTTCGAGGAGCTGCGCGGAAGCTTCGACCTCATCCTCTCCACGGTCTCGGCGCCGCTGAACCTGGACGCCTACCTGTCCCTGCTGAAGACGGACGGTGCCTTCGTGAACGTCGGCGCGCCCGAGGAGCCCGTCGCGCTCAACCTGTTCTCGGTGATCGGCGGCCGCAAGACCCTCGCCGGCTCCGGGATCGGCGGCATCCAGGAGACCCAGGAGATGCTGGACTTCTGCGCCGAGCACGGCTTCGGCGCCGAGATCGAGCTGATCAGCGCCGACCGGATAAACGAGGCGTACGAGCGGGTGCTGACCAGCGACGTCCGCTACCGCTTCGTGATCGACACCTCGACGATCTGA
- a CDS encoding DUF4389 domain-containing protein — translation MNPVAASPVRIEAFLDPRLSRWLWLVKWLLAVPHYIVLFFLWIAFFFVTVVAFFAILFTGRYPRALFDFSVGVLRWNWRVGYYAHTALGTDRYPPFTLAEVADYPAHFDVAYPERLSRGLVLVKWWLLAIPQYIVVEMYVGGWGWGETDHWYSGGLVFFLSFVAVIILAFTGRYPVHLFDFLLGLARWVARVAAYAALMTDAYPPFRLDMGAQATPPPLTKT, via the coding sequence ATGAATCCGGTCGCCGCGTCGCCCGTGCGTATCGAGGCGTTTCTCGACCCCCGGTTGTCCAGATGGCTGTGGCTGGTGAAGTGGCTCCTCGCCGTCCCGCACTACATCGTGCTGTTCTTCCTGTGGATCGCGTTCTTCTTCGTGACCGTCGTGGCGTTCTTCGCCATCCTGTTCACCGGCCGCTATCCCCGGGCCCTCTTCGACTTCAGCGTCGGTGTGCTGCGCTGGAACTGGCGGGTCGGCTACTACGCCCACACCGCGCTCGGCACCGACCGGTACCCGCCGTTCACCCTCGCCGAAGTGGCCGACTACCCGGCCCATTTCGACGTGGCCTATCCGGAGCGCCTGTCCCGGGGGCTGGTCCTGGTGAAGTGGTGGCTGCTGGCCATTCCGCAGTACATCGTGGTGGAGATGTACGTCGGCGGCTGGGGATGGGGCGAGACCGACCACTGGTACAGCGGCGGCCTGGTCTTCTTCCTCTCGTTCGTCGCCGTGATCATCCTGGCGTTCACCGGCCGCTACCCGGTCCACCTCTTCGACTTCCTCCTCGGGTTGGCCCGCTGGGTCGCCCGGGTGGCCGCCTACGCGGCGCTGATGACCGACGCGTACCCGCCGTTCCGCCTCGACATGGGCGCGCAGGCCACCCCGCCCCCGCTGACGAAGACCTAG
- a CDS encoding gluconokinase, GntK/IdnK-type, protein MTGPASEPRVDSEEALRGSTAHVVELLGCQIVEGGKPRDRHLTVDAVMHEFGITRPMAREALHTLHQKGLVKLQPRIGATVQALERWDLLDPEVIAWRLEVAPDSQMRSLTELREVIEPRAARLAALSRSAEVCHDLTSHARTLLTLSEEPDFDRPREGAPIRQRFRDVDAAFHRTLLAGSRNELFLRLSHPVVMALNHRIDRDWAGGHQDVRVTPARAVVGADTVQSYPTRPLPIAMWLHMGLAYAVDQGLPTAAEAFAESILAEIRGGRLQDPVVLDHLRAGLDEFNANGLPTAHRDGFKDAMAALVRARRAPVVVMGVTGCGKSTAGQYLAESLRVPFEEGDRFHPRRNVESMENGERLDDRSRSPWLAAVAGRMRAAGSEEGLVITCSALKRIYREMLRVARPDAFFVHLELGRDEATARVSGRRSHFMPASLVSSQFEDLEPLEEDEAGMTVDATLPVERIVAEVQTELARRTRGR, encoded by the coding sequence ATGACTGGTCCCGCATCAGAGCCTCGTGTGGATTCCGAGGAGGCGCTACGAGGCTCCACCGCCCATGTGGTGGAGCTACTGGGCTGCCAGATCGTGGAGGGGGGAAAACCGCGCGACCGGCATCTGACCGTGGACGCCGTCATGCACGAGTTCGGGATCACCCGGCCCATGGCGCGCGAGGCGCTGCACACCCTGCACCAGAAGGGCCTCGTCAAGCTCCAGCCGCGGATCGGAGCCACCGTTCAGGCGCTGGAACGGTGGGACCTGCTGGACCCCGAAGTGATCGCGTGGCGACTCGAGGTGGCCCCCGACAGCCAGATGCGGTCGCTCACCGAGCTGCGGGAGGTGATCGAGCCCCGGGCGGCCAGGCTCGCGGCGCTGAGCAGGTCCGCGGAGGTATGCCACGATCTGACCAGCCACGCCCGCACCCTGCTCACCCTGAGCGAGGAGCCGGACTTCGACCGCCCCCGCGAGGGTGCGCCGATCCGGCAGCGCTTCCGGGACGTCGACGCAGCCTTCCACCGCACCCTGCTGGCCGGCTCGCGCAACGAGCTGTTCCTGCGGCTTTCCCACCCGGTCGTCATGGCGCTGAACCACCGGATCGACCGTGACTGGGCGGGCGGTCACCAGGATGTGAGGGTCACTCCGGCACGCGCCGTCGTCGGCGCCGACACCGTACAGAGCTATCCGACGCGGCCGCTGCCGATCGCCATGTGGCTGCACATGGGGCTGGCCTACGCCGTCGACCAAGGACTGCCGACGGCCGCGGAGGCCTTCGCGGAGTCCATCCTCGCCGAGATCCGCGGCGGACGGCTCCAGGATCCCGTGGTGCTCGACCATCTGCGGGCAGGGCTCGACGAGTTCAACGCGAACGGTCTGCCGACCGCCCACCGGGACGGTTTCAAGGACGCCATGGCCGCGTTGGTCCGGGCCCGGCGCGCCCCCGTCGTCGTCATGGGGGTGACCGGGTGCGGCAAGTCCACTGCGGGCCAGTACCTGGCGGAGTCGCTGAGGGTGCCCTTCGAGGAGGGGGACCGCTTCCATCCCCGGCGCAACGTGGAGTCGATGGAGAACGGCGAGCGTCTCGACGACCGCAGCCGCAGCCCCTGGCTCGCGGCTGTCGCGGGCCGCATGCGCGCGGCGGGCTCGGAGGAGGGGCTGGTCATCACCTGCTCGGCTCTCAAACGCATCTACCGCGAGATGCTCCGGGTGGCCCGTCCCGACGCCTTCTTCGTACACCTGGAACTCGGCCGGGACGAGGCCACCGCCCGTGTGTCCGGCCGGCGGTCGCACTTCATGCCGGCCTCGCTGGTCTCCTCGCAGTTCGAGGACCTCGAACCGCTCGAGGAGGACGAGGCCGGCATGACGGTCGACGCGACCCTGCCCGTCGAACGCATCGTCGCCGAGGTCCAGACCGAGCTGGCCCGACGCACACGCGGCCGCTGA
- a CDS encoding serine hydrolase domain-containing protein — protein sequence MADIQGSYDDLFAAVPTALAELLDGGDAGGSVAVFVDGEPVVDVWGGFADVAGGVPWQTDTVVNVYSVTKTMTALCALVLADRGDLDPDAPVARYWPEFAAAGKEAVLVRHLLSHTAGLPDWVGPVAEIYDWPAATARLAAQAPLWEPGSAAGYHSLTQGFLVGEVVRRITGRSPGDFFADEIAGPLGADFHMGLPAEDDHRVAPTVPPPSRDEDYTASAPGATPAAAEAGPAGAPTAIRVRDGNSVAWRRAQIPAASGFGNARSVALVQSAMACGGSVRGVRLLSQAGCDRAWEEQFSGEDRRLGMPVSWGLGYGRFGGTYGWGGWGGSMVMIEPESRMVVAYVTNQMREPAQDTRGMDLVMAAYDGLQGLRADG from the coding sequence ATGGCTGACATCCAGGGCTCGTACGACGACCTGTTCGCCGCGGTACCCACCGCACTGGCCGAGCTGCTGGACGGCGGCGACGCGGGCGGTTCGGTGGCCGTGTTCGTGGACGGCGAGCCGGTGGTGGATGTCTGGGGCGGGTTCGCCGACGTGGCGGGCGGGGTCCCCTGGCAGACGGACACCGTCGTCAACGTCTACTCCGTCACCAAGACGATGACGGCGCTGTGCGCGCTGGTTCTGGCCGACCGGGGCGATCTCGATCCGGACGCGCCGGTCGCCCGGTACTGGCCGGAGTTCGCCGCGGCGGGCAAGGAGGCGGTGCTGGTACGGCATCTGCTCTCGCACACCGCGGGCCTGCCGGACTGGGTCGGCCCGGTGGCGGAGATCTACGACTGGCCCGCCGCGACGGCCCGGCTGGCCGCGCAGGCTCCGCTGTGGGAGCCGGGCAGCGCGGCCGGGTACCACTCGCTCACCCAGGGCTTCCTGGTCGGCGAGGTGGTACGCCGGATCACCGGCCGGAGCCCGGGTGACTTCTTCGCCGACGAGATCGCCGGGCCCCTGGGCGCCGACTTCCACATGGGCCTGCCGGCCGAGGACGACCACCGGGTGGCGCCGACGGTCCCGCCGCCGTCCCGGGACGAGGACTACACCGCGAGCGCGCCCGGCGCCACCCCGGCCGCGGCGGAGGCGGGTCCGGCCGGCGCACCGACCGCGATCCGGGTCCGCGACGGCAACAGCGTGGCCTGGCGCCGGGCGCAGATCCCGGCGGCGAGCGGCTTCGGCAACGCCCGTTCGGTGGCCCTCGTCCAGTCGGCGATGGCCTGCGGGGGTTCGGTGCGCGGGGTGCGGCTGCTGTCGCAGGCGGGCTGCGACCGTGCCTGGGAGGAGCAGTTCAGCGGCGAGGACCGCAGGCTGGGCATGCCGGTCAGCTGGGGGCTGGGCTACGGGCGGTTCGGCGGCACGTACGGGTGGGGCGGCTGGGGCGGCTCGATGGTCATGATCGAACCCGAGTCGCGCATGGTGGTGGCGTACGTGACCAACCAGATGCGGGAACCCGCGCAGGACACCCGGGGCATGGACCTCGTCATGGCCGCCTACGACGGTCTCCAAGGACTCCGGGCCGATGGCTGA
- the manD gene encoding D-mannonate dehydratase ManD: MRIVSAEVIVTSPGRNFVTLRITTEDGVTGLGDATLNGRELAVRSYLDSHVVPLLLGADASRIEDTWQYLYRGAYWRRGPVTMAAVAAVDTALWDIKAKCAGMPLYQLLGGASRRGALAYGHASGRDVPELLDSVRAHLELGYRAIRVQSGIPGLDSVYGVAASGARGGDRYDYEPARRAAAGGRPLPAVETWDTRAYLRHMPSVFEAVRAEFGPELPLLHDGHHRMTPIQAAQLGKALEPYDLFWLEDATPAEDQAALRLIRQHTTTPLAIGEVFNSVYDYTTLLSERLIDYVRSAVTHTGGVTAMKKLLDLADVYGVRSGMHGPTDISPVGMAAALHLDLAVHNFGIQEYMQHSERTLEVFRTSFRFEDGLLHPSDNPGLGVELDTEAAERFPYEAAYLPVNRLLDGTVHDW, from the coding sequence ATGCGGATCGTGTCCGCCGAGGTGATCGTCACCAGCCCGGGACGGAACTTCGTCACCCTGCGCATCACCACCGAGGACGGCGTGACCGGCCTCGGCGACGCCACGCTGAACGGCCGGGAGCTGGCCGTCCGGTCCTATCTGGACAGCCACGTCGTCCCCCTGCTCCTCGGAGCCGACGCCTCGCGCATCGAGGACACCTGGCAGTACCTCTACCGGGGCGCCTACTGGCGGCGCGGCCCCGTCACCATGGCGGCCGTCGCGGCGGTCGACACGGCGCTGTGGGACATCAAGGCCAAGTGCGCCGGGATGCCCCTGTACCAACTCCTCGGCGGCGCGTCCCGCCGCGGGGCCCTCGCCTACGGGCACGCCTCGGGACGCGATGTGCCCGAACTGCTCGACTCCGTGCGGGCGCATCTGGAGCTGGGCTACCGCGCCATCCGTGTGCAGAGCGGGATACCGGGCCTGGACTCGGTGTACGGGGTCGCCGCCTCGGGCGCGCGGGGCGGGGACCGCTACGACTACGAGCCCGCGCGCCGGGCCGCCGCCGGCGGGCGGCCCCTCCCGGCGGTGGAGACCTGGGACACCCGTGCGTACCTGCGGCACATGCCGTCCGTCTTCGAGGCCGTCCGGGCGGAGTTCGGCCCCGAACTGCCCTTGCTGCACGACGGACACCACCGGATGACGCCGATCCAGGCCGCTCAGCTGGGCAAGGCGCTGGAACCGTACGACCTGTTCTGGCTGGAGGACGCGACGCCCGCGGAGGACCAGGCGGCGCTCCGCCTGATCCGGCAGCACACGACGACGCCGCTGGCGATCGGCGAGGTCTTCAACTCGGTCTACGACTACACCACGTTGCTGAGCGAGCGGCTGATCGACTACGTGCGGTCCGCCGTCACCCACACCGGTGGTGTCACCGCCATGAAGAAGCTGCTCGATCTCGCGGACGTCTACGGCGTCAGGTCAGGGATGCACGGCCCGACCGACATCTCCCCGGTGGGCATGGCCGCGGCGCTCCATCTGGACCTGGCCGTCCACAACTTCGGCATCCAGGAGTACATGCAGCACTCCGAGCGGACGCTGGAGGTCTTCCGTACCTCGTTCCGGTTCGAGGACGGCCTGCTGCACCCGTCCGACAACCCGGGCCTGGGAGTCGAACTCGACACCGAGGCAGCGGAACGCTTCCCCTACGAGGCGGCATACCTGCCGGTCAACAGGCTGCTGGACGGGACCGTGCACGACTGGTGA
- a CDS encoding cystathionine gamma-synthase → MSDRHISQHFETLAIHAGNTADPLTGAVVPPIYQVSTYKQDGVGGLRGGYEYSRSANPTRTALEENLAALEGGRRGLAFASGLAAEDCLLRTLLSPGDHVVIPNDAYGGTFRLFAKVVARWGVEWSVADTSDPAAVRAAITPKTKAVWVETPSNPLLGITDIAAVAQVAREAGARLVVDNTFATPYLQQPLALGADVVVHSLTKYMGGHSDVVGGALITGDAELGEELAYHQNAMGAVAGPFDSWLVLRGTKTLSVRMDRHSENATKVADMLTRHARVTSVLYPGLPEHPGHEVAAKQMRAFGGMISFRVAGGEEAAVEVCNRAKVFTLGESLGGVESLIEHPGRMTHASVVGSALEVPGDLVRLSVGIENIDDLLEDLQQALG, encoded by the coding sequence ATGAGCGACAGGCACATCAGTCAGCACTTCGAGACCCTCGCGATCCACGCGGGCAACACCGCCGATCCCCTCACCGGCGCGGTCGTCCCGCCGATCTACCAGGTCTCGACCTACAAGCAGGACGGCGTCGGCGGTCTGCGCGGCGGCTACGAGTACAGCCGCAGCGCCAACCCGACCAGGACCGCCCTGGAGGAGAACCTCGCCGCCCTCGAGGGCGGTCGCCGAGGTCTCGCGTTCGCTTCCGGACTGGCGGCCGAGGACTGCCTGTTGCGTACGCTGCTCAGCCCCGGCGACCACGTGGTCATCCCGAACGACGCCTACGGCGGCACGTTCCGGCTCTTCGCCAAGGTCGTCGCCCGCTGGGGGGTGGAGTGGTCCGTCGCCGACACCAGCGATCCCGCCGCCGTACGGGCCGCGATCACCCCGAAGACCAAGGCGGTGTGGGTGGAGACCCCGTCCAACCCGCTGCTCGGCATCACCGACATCGCCGCCGTCGCCCAGGTCGCCCGGGAGGCGGGCGCCCGCCTCGTCGTCGACAACACCTTCGCGACGCCGTACCTCCAGCAGCCCCTGGCGCTCGGCGCGGACGTCGTGGTGCACTCCCTGACCAAGTACATGGGCGGCCACTCGGACGTCGTCGGCGGCGCGCTGATCACGGGTGACGCGGAGCTGGGCGAGGAACTGGCCTACCACCAGAACGCGATGGGCGCGGTCGCCGGGCCCTTCGACTCCTGGCTGGTGCTGCGCGGCACCAAGACGCTGTCGGTGCGCATGGACCGGCACAGCGAGAACGCCACCAAGGTCGCCGACATGCTGACCCGGCACGCGCGGGTGACGAGCGTGCTGTACCCGGGTCTGCCGGAGCACCCCGGTCACGAGGTCGCGGCCAAGCAGATGAGGGCCTTCGGCGGCATGATCTCCTTCCGGGTCGCCGGCGGCGAGGAAGCGGCCGTCGAGGTGTGCAACCGCGCCAAGGTGTTCACCCTCGGTGAGTCGCTGGGCGGCGTCGAGTCCCTCATCGAGCACCCGGGTCGCATGACGCACGCGTCCGTGGTCGGCTCGGCGCTGGAGGTTCCCGGCGACCTCGTCCGGCTCTCCGTCGGCATCGAGAACATCGACGACCTCCTCGAGGACCTTCAGCAGGCTCTCGGCTAG